Sequence from the Pseudomonas sp. LS.1a genome:
TCGCGTCGGTATCGGTTTCGCCGGTACGGATACGGATCGCCTGCTCCAGATTCACCACGAAAATCTTGCCGTCACCGATCTTGCCGGTGTTGGCTGCCTTGGTGATGGCTTCGATTACCCGATCAAGGTCCTTGTCATCGATGGCGACATCGATCTTCACCTTGGGCAGGAAATCGACCACGTATTCAGCACCGCGATACAGCTCGGTGTGGCCCTTCTGCCGACCGAAGCCTTTGACTTCGGTGACGGTGATGCCCTGCACGCCGATTTCCGACAGCGACTCGCGCACGTCGTCCAGCTTGAACGGCTTGATGATGGCTGTGACTAGCTTCATGAAACTCTCTCCCGATTTGGTGGACTTGCCCCAGGAAAACAAACCCGTCTCAAGTCTAAGCGCAGCGCTTGGCTTTGTAACGCGTCGTCGGCATCCGGCTCCGCGTGCGCACTGCCTGGTCACAAGGAACTGCATCAGTGCATGGCTCATACGGGTCATTGCAGAAACCTTGCCAGTTCTGCCAACGCACGGGAAAACAGCGAGTTATGTGATTTGGTCGGGATTGGCCAGTCGCCAGCATGGAAAACATGCACAATTTCGGTGCATACCCACCTGACGCGTTGCTCGAAAAATGTGCAACTGCGTGGCGAGGGCGCATGCTATTTGTGGGAACAATGTGCAATCTGGTGCCAGTGTCGCCCGTGCTACACTGCCGGCCATTTCTCAGTTTCAGTGGACAGCCCCATGCTTGCGCCCAAAGCCCTTCTCGACGCCCTGAGCGACCAGGCCTCGCGCCTGTTCAGCAGTGATACCGCCCAGCCCCGCGCCGAACTGGAAAGCCAGTTCAAGGTGCTGATGCAAGGTGCCTTCAGCAAGCTGGACCTGGTGAGCCGCGAAGAATTCGACAGCCAGATGGTCGTACTGGCGCGCACCCGTGCACGCCTCGAGGCCCTGGAAAAACAAGTAGCCGAGCTGGAAGCCCGGCTTGACCCGACCCCACAGGATGAGTGAATGCAGCCCTCCAGCGCTTACCCGGTATTGTTGTTTTCCTACGGCACCCTGCAGGACAAGGCCGTGCAACTGGCCAACTTCGGCCGCGAACTGAGCGGGCAGGCCGACCGCATGCTGGGCTACCGCCAGGACTGGGTCGAGATCACCGACCCGGCCGTGCTGGCAGCCAGCGGCAAGTCCCATCACCCTATCGTTACCCCCAGCAGCCAGACCGACGACAGCGTGGCCGGCATGGTCTTCCAGATCAGCGAAGAAGAGCTGGCGGCAGCGGACCGCTATGAAGTCGCCGACTACAAGCGCGTGGCCGTCACCCTCGCTTCGGGCCTGACCGCCTGGGTTTATGTCCGCGCCTGAGTTCTTCGGGCGTGCAGCAGGCACGAACCCAACGGGGTGAGAATGCAGGGGGCAACCCCTGCCTGAAAAACTACGACGCACACTTCTTGCGCCGACCCGGGCCGCCCTCGCTATGCTTGCAAAGCCGCAGGAAGCGGCCCTGTTCAGCGACAACGGAGCGTCCATGTCCCTAGCCCTCGTCCACAGCCGCGCCCAGGTGGGCGTGCAGGCACCAGCCGTCAGCGTCGAAACCCACCTGGCCAACGGCCTGCCCCATCTCACCCTGGTCGGCCTGCCGGAAACCACGGTCAAAGAGAGCAAGGACCGGGTACGCAGCGCCATCGTCAACTCAGGCCTGAACTACCCGCAGCGGCGCATCACCCAGAACCTCGCCCCCGCCGACCTGCCCAAGGATGGCGGGCGCTATGACCTGGCCATTGCCCTGGGCATTCTCGCCGCCGATGGCCAGGTGCCAACGGCCACCCTTGCCGAAGTCGAATGCCTGGGTGAACTGGCGCTGTCTGGCAACTTGCGCCCGGTGCAGGGCGTGTTGCCCGCGGCACTGGCGGCACGCGAAGCCGGCCGGGCGCTGGTGGTGCCACGGGAGAACGCCGAGGAAGCCAGCCTGGCAGGCGGGCTGGTGGTGTATGCGGTGGGGCATCTGCTGGAGCTGGTCGCCCATCTGAACGGCCAGGTGCCGTTGCCGCCGTATGCCGCCAACGGGCTGATCCTGCAGCAACGCCCGTACCCGGACCTGAGCGAGGTGCAGGGCCAACTGGCAGCCAAGCGCGCACTGCTGCTAGCGGCGGCCGGGGCGCACAACCTGCTGTTCACCGGGCCTCCCGGTACCGGCAAGACCTTGCTCGCCAGCCGCCTGCCGGGGCTGCTGCCACCGCTGGACGAGCACGAAGCACTGGAAGTGGCGGCGATCCAGTCGGTCAGCGGCCATACGCCACTGAGCAGTTGGCCGCAGCGGCCCTTTCGCCATCCGCACCACTCCGCTTCCGGCCCGGCGCTGGTCGGCGGCAGCAGCCGGCCGCAACCGGGCGAAATCACCCTCGCCCACCATGGGGTGCTGTTCCTGGATGAACTGCCGGAATTCGAGCGGCGGGTGCTGGAAGTGTTGCGTGAGCCGTTGGAGTCGGGCGAGATCGTGATTGCCCGGGCCCGCGACAAGGTGCGTTTCCCCGCACGTTTCCAACTGGTGGCGGCAATGAACCCCTGCCCTTGTGGCTACCTGGGCGACCCTACCGGCCGCTGCCGCTGCAGCACCGAGCAGATCGCGCGGTATCGCAACAAGCTGTCCGGGCCGCTGCTGGACCGTATCGACCTGCACCTGACCGTGGCCCGGGAGAGCACCACGCTGAACAACCAGCCCTGCGGCGAGACCAGTGCCGATGTCGCGGCCAAGGTGGCCGAAGCGCGCGAAGTGCAACAGCGGCGGCAGGGGTGTGCGAATGC
This genomic interval carries:
- the glnK gene encoding P-II family nitrogen regulator, which produces MKLVTAIIKPFKLDDVRESLSEIGVQGITVTEVKGFGRQKGHTELYRGAEYVVDFLPKVKIDVAIDDKDLDRVIEAITKAANTGKIGDGKIFVVNLEQAIRIRTGETDTDAI
- a CDS encoding YifB family Mg chelatase-like AAA ATPase, which translates into the protein MSLALVHSRAQVGVQAPAVSVETHLANGLPHLTLVGLPETTVKESKDRVRSAIVNSGLNYPQRRITQNLAPADLPKDGGRYDLAIALGILAADGQVPTATLAEVECLGELALSGNLRPVQGVLPAALAAREAGRALVVPRENAEEASLAGGLVVYAVGHLLELVAHLNGQVPLPPYAANGLILQQRPYPDLSEVQGQLAAKRALLLAAAGAHNLLFTGPPGTGKTLLASRLPGLLPPLDEHEALEVAAIQSVSGHTPLSSWPQRPFRHPHHSASGPALVGGSSRPQPGEITLAHHGVLFLDELPEFERRVLEVLREPLESGEIVIARARDKVRFPARFQLVAAMNPCPCGYLGDPTGRCRCSTEQIARYRNKLSGPLLDRIDLHLTVARESTTLNNQPCGETSADVAAKVAEAREVQQRRQGCANAFLDLEGLRRHCGLAAADQAWLEGACERLSLSLRAAHRLLKVARTLADLEGSQAIGRAHLAEALQYRPGSS
- a CDS encoding accessory factor UbiK family protein, with amino-acid sequence MLAPKALLDALSDQASRLFSSDTAQPRAELESQFKVLMQGAFSKLDLVSREEFDSQMVVLARTRARLEALEKQVAELEARLDPTPQDE
- a CDS encoding gamma-glutamylcyclotransferase family protein; the protein is MQPSSAYPVLLFSYGTLQDKAVQLANFGRELSGQADRMLGYRQDWVEITDPAVLAASGKSHHPIVTPSSQTDDSVAGMVFQISEEELAAADRYEVADYKRVAVTLASGLTAWVYVRA